Proteins found in one Limnohabitans sp. TEGF004 genomic segment:
- a CDS encoding DUF6352 family protein → MTNPLWPTCGYSLLTSNEAGHLVVTDDFLRFLLERPELAPIASSCAAEVALHHSLVEQPRREVPAQELAELQDKDAADNYAVWLRFRQRITTLPTLEASYIALFKGEGVDVPPLLVQHITHILLRHVLGEAPTAMQARVAEMLMHTQKITVLEDGSVMAADDETVERHATQSGFGSIGELLKQGGIKLRSVDLDVLNEDNQDAYWPRSESFDWVVSLNRGQPALNALCEVLAKWVQHFLGVQVRIQTEREINDDHWVWHVGLDAQASGVLNDLYQGKEVDAERMERLLCLFKLEFVEPNDMLAEVRGKPVYLAMAVDANQRLKLKPQNLLLNLPLAQRS, encoded by the coding sequence ATGACAAATCCTCTCTGGCCCACCTGTGGCTATTCGCTGCTCACATCCAATGAGGCCGGCCACTTGGTGGTGACGGACGACTTTTTGCGCTTTCTCTTAGAGCGTCCTGAGCTGGCTCCCATTGCCAGCTCATGTGCCGCCGAAGTGGCGCTGCACCACAGCTTGGTAGAGCAGCCGCGCCGAGAAGTGCCCGCGCAAGAACTGGCTGAGCTGCAAGACAAAGACGCCGCCGACAACTACGCCGTGTGGTTGCGCTTTCGCCAGCGCATCACCACGCTGCCTACCTTAGAAGCCAGCTACATCGCCTTGTTCAAAGGCGAGGGCGTGGATGTGCCGCCCTTGCTGGTGCAGCACATCACCCACATCTTGTTGCGTCATGTCTTGGGCGAAGCGCCCACGGCCATGCAAGCGCGTGTGGCCGAGATGCTGATGCACACCCAAAAGATCACCGTGCTGGAAGACGGTTCTGTCATGGCGGCTGACGACGAAACGGTCGAGCGCCACGCCACACAAAGTGGCTTTGGCTCAATTGGTGAATTGCTCAAGCAAGGCGGCATCAAACTGCGCAGCGTGGACTTGGATGTGCTCAACGAGGACAACCAAGACGCGTATTGGCCCCGTAGCGAGAGTTTTGATTGGGTGGTCAGCCTCAACCGCGGCCAGCCTGCGTTGAATGCGCTGTGTGAGGTGTTGGCCAAGTGGGTGCAACACTTCTTAGGTGTGCAGGTGCGTATCCAAACCGAGCGCGAGATCAACGACGACCATTGGGTATGGCATGTGGGCCTAGATGCCCAAGCCAGCGGTGTGTTGAACGACCTCTACCAAGGCAAAGAGGTGGATGCTGAACGCATGGAACGCTTGCTGTGTTTGTTCAAGTTGGAATTCGTGGAGCCCAACGACATGTTGGCCGAGGTGCGCGGCAAGCCCGTGTACTTGGCCATGGCGGTGGATGCCAATCAGCGTTTGAAGCTTAAGCCGCAAAACTTGTTGCTGAATTTGCCTTTGGCACAGCGCTCATAA
- the infA gene encoding translation initiation factor IF-1 gives MAKEEMIEMKGVVTEVLPDSRYRVTLENGHSLIAYTAGKMRLHRIRIIEGDKVTVELSPYDMNKARVTFRHIEGKGPGPAVKRRF, from the coding sequence ATGGCAAAAGAAGAAATGATCGAAATGAAGGGTGTCGTGACCGAGGTCTTGCCCGACTCTCGCTACCGCGTCACCCTGGAAAACGGTCACTCACTGATCGCATACACCGCCGGCAAAATGCGCCTGCACCGCATCCGCATCATCGAAGGCGACAAGGTCACGGTTGAACTGTCGCCTTACGACATGAACAAAGCCCGTGTGACCTTCCGCCACATCGAAGGCAAGGGTCCAGGCCCAGCGGTCAAACGTCGTTTTTAA
- the guaA gene encoding glutamine-hydrolyzing GMP synthase: MSHQKILILDFGSQVTQLIARRVREAHVFCEVHPCDVTSDWVREYAKDGNLKGIILSGSHASVYEVDDRAPDAVFELGLPVLGICYGMQTMATQLGGKVEAGTTREFGYAEVRAHGHTELLKDIEDFNTPEGHGMLKVWMSHGDKVTQLPEGFKVMASTPACPIAGMADEARKFYAVQFHPEVTHTVQGQALLNRFVLDICGTRPDWIMGDYIEEAVAAIRKQVGDEEVILGLSGGVDSSVAAALIHRAIGDKLTCVFVDHGLLRLNEGDMVMDMFVGKLHAHVIRVDASDLFLGKLAGVSEPEAKRKIIGGLFVDVFKEQAAKLKAGDGGHKGATFLAQGTIYPDVIESGGAKSKKAVTIKSHHNVGGLPEQLGLKLLEPLRELFKDEVRELGVALGLPHDMVYRHPFPGPGLGVRILGEVKKEYADLLRRADAIFIEELHNFKDEATGKSWYALTSQAFTVFLPVKSVGVMGDGRTYDYVVALRAVQTSDFMTADWAELPYALLKKVSGRIINEVRGINRVTYDVSSKPPATIEWE, encoded by the coding sequence ATGTCGCACCAAAAAATCCTCATCCTCGATTTCGGCTCTCAAGTCACCCAACTCATCGCCCGCCGCGTGCGCGAGGCCCATGTGTTTTGTGAAGTTCATCCTTGCGACGTGACCAGCGACTGGGTACGCGAATACGCCAAAGACGGCAATCTGAAGGGCATCATCCTTTCAGGCAGCCACGCCAGCGTGTACGAGGTGGATGACCGTGCGCCTGACGCCGTGTTTGAGCTGGGCCTGCCCGTGCTGGGCATTTGCTACGGCATGCAAACCATGGCCACTCAGTTGGGCGGCAAGGTAGAGGCTGGCACCACCCGCGAGTTTGGCTATGCCGAAGTGCGAGCCCACGGCCACACCGAATTGCTCAAAGACATTGAAGACTTCAACACGCCCGAAGGCCACGGCATGCTCAAAGTGTGGATGAGCCACGGCGACAAGGTGACCCAGTTGCCCGAAGGCTTTAAGGTCATGGCGTCTACGCCAGCTTGCCCCATCGCTGGTATGGCGGATGAAGCGCGCAAGTTTTACGCGGTGCAGTTCCACCCTGAAGTGACGCACACGGTGCAGGGCCAAGCTTTGTTGAACCGCTTTGTGTTGGATATTTGCGGCACGCGCCCAGACTGGATCATGGGCGACTACATCGAAGAAGCTGTGGCAGCCATTCGCAAACAAGTGGGTGACGAAGAAGTCATCTTGGGCCTGTCGGGCGGTGTGGATTCATCCGTGGCCGCAGCGCTGATTCACCGCGCCATTGGCGACAAACTCACCTGCGTGTTTGTGGACCACGGCCTGTTGCGCCTGAACGAAGGTGACATGGTGATGGACATGTTTGTGGGCAAGTTGCACGCCCATGTGATTCGCGTGGACGCGAGCGACCTGTTCTTGGGCAAATTGGCGGGCGTGAGTGAGCCAGAAGCCAAACGCAAAATCATCGGTGGCTTGTTTGTGGATGTGTTTAAAGAACAAGCGGCCAAACTCAAAGCAGGTGACGGCGGCCACAAAGGTGCCACATTCTTGGCCCAAGGCACGATTTACCCAGACGTGATTGAGTCCGGCGGTGCGAAGAGCAAAAAAGCTGTGACGATCAAGAGCCACCACAACGTGGGCGGATTGCCCGAGCAGTTGGGCTTGAAGTTGTTGGAGCCATTGCGCGAATTGTTCAAAGACGAAGTGCGCGAACTCGGCGTGGCTTTGGGCCTGCCGCACGACATGGTGTACCGCCACCCGTTCCCAGGCCCAGGCTTGGGCGTGCGAATTTTGGGCGAAGTGAAAAAGGAATACGCCGACTTGCTGCGTCGTGCCGATGCGATCTTTATTGAAGAGCTGCACAACTTCAAAGATGAAGCCACTGGCAAATCTTGGTACGCCTTGACCAGCCAAGCCTTCACCGTGTTCTTGCCCGTCAAGAGCGTGGGCGTGATGGGCGATGGCCGCACCTACGATTACGTGGTGGCCTTGCGCGCCGTGCAAACCAGCGACTTCATGACCGCAGACTGGGCCGAGTTGCCTTATGCGTTGCTGAAGAAAGTGTCTGGCCGCATCATCAACGAAGTGCGTGGCATCAACCGCGTGACTTACGACGTTTCATCGAAGCCACCGGCCACTATTGAGTGGGAATAA
- a CDS encoding efflux RND transporter permease subunit — MLESLVRAALKQRLVVCVIAVVFLFFGLHAATKLSVDAFPDVTNVQVQIATEAPGRSPEEVERFATVPIEVAMTGLPGLTELRSLNKPGLSLITLVFTDSTSVYFARQLVMERLMEVGQRLPAGITPVLGPVSSGLGEVYQYTLEHANDGNRELSEEELTQRRVVQDWVLRPLLRSIPGVAEINSQGGYVKQYHVLVNPERLRHYRISLSEVYDAVSRNNANSGGGVLPQAAEQYLIRGVGLIQGVNDLGQIVLKEINGTPVYMRDVAEVKLGHDVRQGALIKNGTTEAVGGIVMMMTGGNAKEVVSRIKTRVKEINDRGMLPNDLKVVPYYDRSELVDAALWTVTKVLIEGVVLVVIVLFLFLGDVRSSLIVVATLVLTPLLTFMAMNKLGISANLMSLGGLAIAIGLMVDGSVVVVENAYARLGRAAELGESKVRGILNAVLEVATPVIFGVGIIILVFLPLMTLQGMEGKMFAPLAYTIAIALAVSLVLSMTLSPVLSSYLLKPPEGDGDHDTPLIKALKSRYLKLLDLAMSNQKRTVQVSLATFVLAVLILPFLGTAFIPEMKEGSVVPGINRVPNISLNESIKMEMQAMKLVMTVPGVKSAISGLGRGESPADPQSVNESTPIVSLKPRSEWPSGWDQTDITNAMNDKLKVLPGVQIVMAQPISDRVDEMVTGVRSDIAVKVFGDDLDDLKRVANQIAKVAQTIQGAQDLRVERISGQQYLQIDIDRQAIARMGLNVSDVNDMIETAIGGKVASEVFEGERRFSAVVRLPERFRDNIEAISNIILNSANGAQARLADMAKIQVLDGPAQISREMAKRRIVVGINVKDRDLGSFVKELQAKVDSKVKLPEGYYLEWGGQFQNMERALGHLKIIVPITVAAIFFLLFLLFNSVKFATLIITVLPFASVGGVIGLFISGEYLSVPASVGFIALWGIAVLNGVVLVSYIRSLREGGMSVKDAVLEGARQRFRPVMMTATVAMLGLIPFLISDGPGSEVQRPLAIVVIGGLITCTLLTLVVVPTIYHWFDEAEPEA; from the coding sequence ATGTTGGAATCTCTCGTTCGCGCTGCGCTCAAGCAGCGCTTGGTGGTCTGCGTCATTGCCGTTGTCTTTTTGTTCTTTGGCTTGCATGCGGCCACCAAACTCTCGGTCGACGCTTTTCCAGACGTGACCAACGTACAGGTGCAAATTGCCACCGAAGCACCCGGTCGCTCGCCTGAAGAGGTTGAGCGGTTCGCTACTGTTCCCATCGAAGTCGCCATGACGGGCTTGCCCGGCTTGACCGAGTTACGCTCGCTCAACAAACCCGGTTTGTCGCTCATCACCCTCGTGTTTACCGACAGCACCAGTGTTTACTTTGCGCGTCAGTTGGTGATGGAGCGTTTGATGGAGGTGGGCCAACGCTTGCCCGCAGGCATCACCCCCGTGCTGGGGCCTGTGTCCTCAGGACTGGGCGAGGTTTACCAATACACGCTAGAACACGCCAACGATGGCAACCGTGAACTGAGCGAAGAAGAACTCACCCAACGCCGCGTGGTGCAAGACTGGGTGCTGCGCCCATTGCTGCGCTCGATTCCTGGCGTGGCCGAAATCAACTCGCAAGGCGGTTACGTCAAGCAGTACCACGTGCTGGTGAACCCCGAGCGTTTGCGCCATTACCGCATCAGTTTGTCTGAGGTGTATGACGCTGTCTCACGCAACAACGCCAACTCCGGTGGCGGTGTGCTACCCCAAGCGGCAGAACAATATTTGATTCGTGGCGTGGGCTTGATTCAAGGCGTGAACGACCTCGGCCAAATCGTGTTGAAAGAAATCAACGGCACACCGGTGTACATGCGCGATGTGGCCGAAGTCAAACTCGGCCACGATGTACGCCAAGGCGCACTCATCAAAAATGGCACCACCGAAGCGGTGGGCGGCATTGTGATGATGATGACGGGCGGCAATGCCAAAGAAGTGGTGAGTCGCATCAAAACCCGTGTGAAAGAGATCAACGACCGCGGCATGTTGCCCAACGATTTGAAGGTGGTGCCCTACTACGACCGCTCAGAGCTGGTGGATGCTGCGCTGTGGACCGTCACCAAAGTGCTGATTGAAGGCGTGGTGTTGGTGGTGATTGTGTTGTTCCTATTTTTGGGCGATGTGCGCTCCTCACTCATCGTGGTGGCCACTTTGGTGCTCACGCCTTTGCTCACCTTCATGGCCATGAACAAGCTCGGCATTTCTGCCAACCTCATGTCACTGGGTGGCTTGGCCATTGCGATTGGCTTGATGGTGGACGGCTCGGTGGTGGTGGTGGAAAACGCCTACGCCCGTTTGGGCCGTGCGGCTGAGTTGGGCGAAAGCAAAGTGCGCGGCATTTTGAATGCGGTGCTCGAAGTGGCCACACCTGTGATTTTTGGCGTGGGCATCATCATCTTGGTGTTCTTGCCCTTGATGACTTTGCAGGGCATGGAAGGCAAGATGTTTGCCCCCCTCGCCTACACGATTGCCATTGCACTGGCCGTGTCACTGGTGCTGTCCATGACTTTGTCGCCTGTGTTGTCCTCGTATTTGCTCAAGCCCCCCGAAGGCGATGGCGACCACGACACACCGCTCATCAAAGCGCTCAAGTCACGCTACTTGAAGTTGCTGGACTTGGCCATGTCCAACCAAAAACGCACGGTGCAGGTGTCGCTGGCCACCTTTGTGTTGGCTGTGCTGATACTGCCCTTCTTGGGCACGGCGTTCATTCCTGAAATGAAAGAAGGTTCGGTAGTGCCCGGCATCAACCGCGTACCCAATATTTCATTGAATGAATCCATCAAGATGGAAATGCAGGCCATGAAGTTGGTCATGACGGTGCCCGGCGTCAAATCTGCCATCTCAGGTTTGGGCCGTGGTGAATCGCCTGCCGACCCACAAAGCGTGAACGAATCCACGCCCATCGTCAGCTTGAAGCCTCGCAGCGAATGGCCTTCGGGCTGGGACCAAACCGACATCACCAACGCGATGAACGACAAGCTCAAGGTCTTGCCCGGCGTACAAATTGTGATGGCACAGCCCATCTCCGATCGCGTGGACGAGATGGTCACCGGCGTGCGTTCAGACATCGCGGTGAAAGTGTTTGGCGACGATTTGGATGACCTCAAACGCGTGGCCAACCAAATTGCCAAAGTGGCGCAAACCATTCAAGGCGCACAAGACTTGCGCGTGGAGCGCATCTCGGGTCAGCAGTATTTGCAAATTGACATTGACCGCCAAGCCATTGCACGCATGGGTCTGAACGTGTCGGATGTGAATGACATGATCGAAACCGCGATTGGCGGCAAAGTGGCCTCCGAGGTATTTGAAGGCGAACGTCGCTTCTCTGCCGTGGTGCGTTTGCCTGAGCGGTTTCGCGACAACATTGAAGCCATCTCCAACATCATCCTCAACTCGGCCAATGGCGCGCAAGCCCGCTTGGCTGACATGGCCAAGATTCAGGTGCTCGATGGCCCAGCCCAAATTTCACGCGAAATGGCCAAGCGCCGCATTGTGGTGGGCATCAACGTGAAAGATCGAGACCTCGGCAGCTTTGTGAAAGAGCTACAGGCCAAGGTCGACAGCAAGGTCAAGCTGCCTGAGGGCTATTACTTGGAATGGGGCGGCCAGTTCCAAAACATGGAACGTGCCTTGGGCCACTTGAAAATCATTGTTCCCATCACGGTGGCGGCGATTTTCTTCTTGCTGTTCTTGCTGTTCAACTCGGTCAAGTTCGCCACGCTGATCATCACAGTGCTGCCGTTTGCGTCGGTGGGTGGCGTGATTGGCTTGTTTATTTCTGGCGAGTATTTGTCAGTCCCTGCATCTGTGGGTTTCATTGCGCTTTGGGGCATTGCGGTGCTCAACGGTGTGGTGCTGGTGTCGTACATCCGCAGCTTGCGTGAAGGCGGTATGTCCGTCAAAGACGCGGTGCTTGAGGGTGCACGCCAGCGCTTCCGCCCCGTGATGATGACCGCCACGGTCGCCATGCTGGGCCTGATTCCGTTCCTTATTTCAGATGGCCCCGGCTCTGAAGTGCAGCGCCCCTTGGCCATTGTGGTGATTGGTGGACTGATCACCTGCACCTTGCTGACCTTGGTGGTGGTGCCCACGATTTATCACTGGTTCGACGAAGCCGAACCCGAAGCTTGA
- a CDS encoding P-II family nitrogen regulator yields MKEIKAIIRPSKLPTLREKLRSLPGFPGMTVSKAEGCSAPSLHTPANLKEELTDYTPKVRIEIVSPDEMCDSIVDLIVHTAQIGQIGDGLVWVTDITRAVFLYKSVAGPIERP; encoded by the coding sequence ATGAAAGAAATCAAAGCCATCATTCGCCCTTCCAAGCTGCCCACCTTGCGCGAAAAACTGCGCAGCTTGCCTGGCTTTCCGGGCATGACCGTGAGCAAGGCAGAAGGCTGCTCGGCACCCAGCCTGCACACCCCTGCAAATTTGAAAGAAGAGCTAACAGACTACACACCCAAAGTACGCATTGAAATTGTGTCGCCTGATGAGATGTGCGACAGCATCGTGGACCTGATTGTTCACACCGCACAAATCGGCCAAATTGGCGATGGTCTGGTGTGGGTCACCGATATCACGCGCGCGGTGTTTTTGTACAAGTCGGTCGCGGGGCCGATTGAGCGCCCCTGA
- a CDS encoding nuclear transport factor 2 family protein, producing MTHPSQSNSTLTAEQLAACAPIEQYFLGHAHDDASYMRLAFLPTAHIESMREGVFTSWPLDIYCERFGGKPAADEATRRRSIDWIEVAGSAASARVTLVHGAMTFTDYFVLLQTKDGWKIANKAFVGQPTQA from the coding sequence ATGACACATCCAAGCCAAAGCAATTCGACACTGACGGCAGAGCAGCTTGCAGCCTGCGCGCCGATTGAGCAATATTTTTTGGGTCATGCGCACGACGACGCAAGCTATATGCGGCTGGCGTTTTTGCCCACCGCTCACATTGAATCCATGCGTGAAGGCGTGTTTACTTCTTGGCCGCTCGACATTTACTGCGAACGCTTTGGGGGTAAGCCAGCGGCGGACGAAGCAACGCGTCGCCGAAGCATCGATTGGATCGAAGTGGCTGGCTCAGCCGCCAGCGCTCGCGTCACGCTTGTGCACGGTGCTATGACTTTTACCGACTACTTCGTGCTGCTGCAAACCAAAGACGGCTGGAAGATTGCGAACAAGGCCTTTGTCGGCCAGCCCACCCAGGCCTAA
- a CDS encoding efflux RND transporter periplasmic adaptor subunit translates to MYFNHLTLRTLTGLLLCSALALSACKKATVQEATSTESDAMRVFAPESLKAQIQVADVVSFELSDTLRVAGQIDFDEQALTRIGASVTGRVTQIHAQLGNVVNKGDTLALINSSELSGSQLAYLKARSEKELHRRNVERAKTLFDADVISAAELQRRENEYEIASAETRAAQDQLRVLGVSAKAIERLASTGTIDSVASVVATIKGVVVERKIAAGQVVQPSDVLFAVADLSRVWAVAQVPEQQISQVKVGQSVSIEVPALANEKLVGKLIYVGQTVNPDTRTVLVRTELDNSSGRLKPSMLASMLIESAPVPRVVVPITAVVRQDEVDHVFVEESNSYFRLIPVKLAAEQNGQRVVLEGLKPGMRIVSEGAFHLNNHRNLAEMENGG, encoded by the coding sequence ATGTATTTCAACCATCTCACATTGCGCACACTCACGGGCCTGTTGTTGTGTAGCGCCTTGGCTTTGTCGGCTTGTAAAAAAGCCACGGTGCAAGAAGCCACCAGTACCGAAAGTGATGCCATGCGCGTGTTTGCGCCTGAAAGCTTGAAGGCGCAAATTCAAGTCGCTGACGTGGTCAGCTTCGAGTTGTCTGACACGCTGCGCGTGGCCGGCCAAATTGACTTTGACGAACAAGCCCTCACCCGCATTGGCGCCAGTGTCACAGGCCGCGTGACCCAAATTCATGCACAGCTGGGCAACGTGGTGAACAAGGGCGACACACTGGCCTTGATCAACAGCAGCGAACTGTCGGGCTCGCAGCTGGCTTACCTCAAAGCACGCTCAGAAAAAGAGCTGCATCGCCGCAATGTGGAACGTGCCAAAACGCTGTTTGATGCAGACGTCATCAGCGCGGCGGAGTTGCAACGTCGTGAAAACGAATACGAAATTGCCTCGGCAGAAACGCGTGCAGCCCAAGACCAGTTGCGCGTGCTGGGCGTGAGCGCCAAAGCCATCGAGCGTCTGGCATCAACCGGCACCATAGACTCTGTGGCCAGCGTGGTGGCCACCATCAAAGGTGTGGTGGTCGAGCGAAAAATTGCCGCTGGCCAAGTGGTGCAACCCTCCGATGTGTTGTTTGCCGTGGCCGATTTGAGCCGTGTCTGGGCCGTGGCCCAAGTGCCAGAGCAGCAAATCAGTCAAGTCAAAGTGGGTCAATCGGTGAGCATCGAAGTGCCAGCCCTTGCCAATGAAAAACTGGTGGGCAAACTCATTTATGTCGGCCAAACCGTCAACCCGGACACCCGCACCGTGCTGGTTCGCACAGAGCTGGACAACAGCAGCGGTCGCCTCAAGCCATCCATGTTGGCCTCGATGTTGATCGAGTCCGCACCTGTGCCGCGCGTGGTCGTACCCATCACGGCGGTGGTGCGACAAGACGAAGTCGACCACGTGTTCGTGGAAGAGTCCAACAGCTACTTCCGCCTCATTCCCGTCAAGCTGGCGGCCGAGCAAAACGGCCAGCGCGTGGTGTTGGAAGGCCTCAAGCCAGGCATGCGCATCGTCTCAGAAGGTGCGTTCCATTTGAACAACCATCGCAATCTCGCTGAGATGGAAAACGGGGGCTAA
- a CDS encoding TolC family protein has translation MTSHPKQQLTALLLCISATFGNLACAESVKLNLPDLENMMFTQSPALRSATNAVDAARAAVDTARTIPNPQIEVMNGTRKPRPGYTDTHANANLKSISLTQDLDMPWHRFPRVDGALAGLSAAQANEQSFRADMRAQLRLRYYDLVRRTAENRVAREDVKLMEGIHKRIELQVETGEKAKFELVKANAELLNAQKMQESATLRVRQSRGALRALVGVTLPEAFEVQEQTHTFAPPAPLNEVRDAVLKTNPELQRTRAERQQLDRKLSEEKSLRFPKFALRADQDNDPEWRSKRVGVAMNLPLWDWRGGPVGEAAAKLSQTDNQLAYQEFSLLQSLEAAYQQYDIANAQVVALEGGIVRHAANALRIAELAYKAGEKSFLDVMDAQRVYRAARNELITAQFELASAWAEIERLRANT, from the coding sequence TTGACATCGCACCCAAAACAACAACTGACCGCCCTGCTGCTGTGTATCTCTGCCACTTTCGGGAATTTAGCGTGTGCTGAATCTGTGAAACTCAACTTGCCAGATTTAGAAAACATGATGTTCACCCAAAGCCCTGCCTTGCGCAGCGCGACCAACGCCGTGGACGCAGCGCGTGCAGCCGTGGACACCGCACGAACCATCCCCAACCCACAAATTGAAGTGATGAACGGCACACGCAAGCCGCGTCCTGGTTACACGGACACACATGCGAACGCCAACCTGAAATCTATCAGCTTGACCCAAGACTTAGACATGCCTTGGCACCGCTTCCCCCGCGTGGACGGTGCGCTGGCCGGGCTAAGCGCAGCCCAAGCCAACGAACAATCATTCAGAGCCGACATGCGGGCCCAATTGCGTTTGCGCTACTACGACTTGGTCCGACGCACAGCTGAAAACCGCGTGGCTCGCGAAGACGTGAAGTTGATGGAAGGCATTCACAAACGCATTGAGTTGCAAGTTGAGACGGGTGAGAAAGCCAAGTTCGAACTGGTCAAAGCCAACGCCGAATTGTTGAACGCTCAAAAAATGCAAGAGTCCGCCACGTTGCGTGTGCGCCAGTCACGTGGCGCTTTACGTGCTTTGGTGGGCGTGACCTTGCCCGAAGCATTTGAGGTTCAAGAGCAAACCCACACGTTTGCGCCCCCTGCCCCGCTGAATGAAGTGCGCGACGCTGTGTTGAAAACCAACCCTGAACTTCAACGCACCCGCGCCGAACGCCAACAACTGGATCGCAAGCTGAGCGAAGAAAAATCTTTGCGCTTCCCCAAGTTTGCGCTGCGCGCAGACCAAGACAACGATCCTGAATGGCGCAGCAAACGCGTGGGCGTGGCGATGAACCTGCCCTTGTGGGACTGGCGTGGCGGCCCTGTGGGTGAAGCCGCTGCCAAGCTCTCGCAAACAGACAACCAACTGGCGTACCAAGAATTCTCTTTGCTGCAATCGCTGGAAGCGGCGTATCAGCAATACGACATTGCCAACGCACAAGTGGTTGCCCTAGAAGGCGGCATCGTTCGCCATGCAGCCAATGCTTTGCGCATTGCGGAGCTGGCCTACAAAGCTGGTGAGAAAAGCTTCTTAGATGTGATGGATGCGCAACGCGTCTACCGAGCCGCACGCAACGAACTCATCACCGCTCAGTTTGAGCTGGCCAGCGCTTGGGCCGAAATTGAACGCCTGCGCGCAAACACCTGA
- the guaB gene encoding IMP dehydrogenase has product MRLLGKALTFDDVLLVPAFSQVLPKDTSLATQFTRNIRLNLPLVSAAMDTVTEARLAIAIAQEGGIGIVHKNLTAQEQAAQVAKVKRYESGVLRDPVVITPETTVRQVMALSEELGVSGFPVCDGGKVVGIVTGRDLRFETRYDQRVSEIMTPRERLVTVPEGTTPEQAKHLLNKHKLERLLVVNDAFELKGLITVKDITKQLNFPNAARDAAGKLRVGAAVGVGEGTEERVEALSRAGVDAIVVDTAHGHSKGVIERVRWVKQNYPHIEVIGGNIATGAAALALVEAGADGVKVGIGPGSICTTRIVAGVGVPQIMAVDSVATALKGTGVPLIADGGIRYSGDIAKAIAAGAGTVMMGGMFAGTEEAPGEIVLFQGRSYKSYRGMGSIGAMQQGSADRYFQESSTGNPNADKLVPEGIEGRVPYKGSVVSIIYQMAGGLRASMGYCGCATIEAMHEESQFVEITAAGIRESHVHDVQITKEAPNYRAE; this is encoded by the coding sequence ATGCGCCTGCTTGGCAAAGCCCTCACTTTTGACGACGTTCTGCTCGTCCCCGCGTTCTCTCAAGTCCTGCCTAAGGACACGTCCCTCGCAACGCAATTCACCCGCAACATCCGTCTGAACTTGCCCTTGGTCTCTGCGGCCATGGACACGGTCACGGAAGCGCGATTGGCGATTGCGATTGCCCAAGAGGGCGGTATTGGCATCGTGCACAAAAACCTCACCGCGCAAGAGCAAGCGGCCCAAGTGGCCAAGGTCAAGCGTTATGAATCGGGCGTGTTGCGTGACCCCGTGGTCATCACCCCCGAAACCACCGTGCGCCAAGTGATGGCCCTGTCGGAAGAGCTGGGTGTGTCAGGCTTTCCCGTGTGCGATGGCGGCAAAGTGGTCGGTATCGTCACCGGCCGCGATTTGCGTTTTGAGACCCGCTACGACCAACGTGTCAGCGAAATCATGACGCCGCGTGAGCGCTTGGTCACCGTGCCTGAAGGCACCACGCCCGAGCAAGCCAAGCACCTGTTGAACAAACACAAGCTCGAGCGTTTGTTGGTGGTCAATGATGCGTTTGAGCTCAAAGGCCTGATCACCGTCAAAGACATCACCAAACAACTCAACTTCCCCAACGCCGCACGCGATGCCGCAGGCAAGCTGCGCGTAGGCGCTGCGGTGGGTGTGGGCGAGGGCACCGAAGAACGGGTCGAGGCCTTGTCTCGTGCTGGCGTGGATGCCATCGTGGTGGACACCGCGCACGGCCACAGCAAAGGTGTGATCGAGCGCGTGCGTTGGGTCAAACAAAACTACCCCCACATCGAAGTCATCGGCGGCAACATCGCCACGGGTGCAGCTGCTTTGGCTTTGGTCGAAGCTGGTGCGGACGGCGTGAAGGTGGGCATTGGTCCTGGTTCTATCTGTACCACCCGCATCGTGGCAGGTGTGGGCGTGCCGCAAATCATGGCGGTGGACAGTGTGGCCACAGCCCTCAAAGGCACAGGCGTGCCACTGATTGCCGACGGCGGCATTCGCTACAGCGGCGACATTGCCAAAGCCATCGCAGCAGGCGCGGGCACGGTGATGATGGGCGGCATGTTTGCGGGGACCGAAGAGGCGCCGGGCGAAATCGTGTTATTCCAAGGTCGCAGCTACAAGAGCTACCGTGGCATGGGCTCGATCGGTGCCATGCAGCAGGGCAGTGCCGACCGCTACTTCCAAGAGTCCAGCACCGGCAACCCCAACGCCGACAAGCTGGTGCCCGAAGGGATTGAGGGCCGTGTGCCTTACAAGGGTTCGGTCGTTTCCATCATTTACCAAATGGCTGGCGGCTTACGCGCCAGCATGGGCTACTGCGGTTGCGCCACGATCGAAGCCATGCACGAAGAATCTCAGTTTGTGGAAATCACGGCAGCGGGCATTCGTGAAAGCCATGTGCATGACGTGCAAATCACCAAAGAAGCGCCTAACTATCGCGCCGAATAA